A stretch of Larimichthys crocea isolate SSNF unplaced genomic scaffold, L_crocea_2.0 scaffold652, whole genome shotgun sequence DNA encodes these proteins:
- the LOC104939818 gene encoding zinc finger protein 391 encodes MSSVECLREFVNERLNAAAEEIFGVFQKTIVEYEEEISRQRKLLDIVWKPEIKLHRIDLQQQHVCEEEEEEVLTDQQLCTQERSSSLDQEDPEPVQIKEEQEKLCTSQEREELLLKVEVNTFVVTPTDEERDHGEPEPESDHHLLLNNFYAAESQDQKGYKHEDSTRDAESEQNNQQYENKSHSNIVYNPDLSGADSNIHKPSFKCNTCGKDFKYKSCLPRHTRIHTGERPYLCKTCGKRFNDVSALKKHQIIHTGEKPYLCKTCGKGFCRNDNLKQHQMIHTGEKPYLCKTCGMTRSMTCQH; translated from the exons ATGTCTTCAGTTGAGTGTTTGAGAGAGTTTGTCAACGAGCGactaaatgctgctgctgaagaaatatttggagtttttcaaaaaactatCGTCGAGTACGAAGAAGAGATCTCTCGTCAGCGCAAACTGCTGGATATCGTTtggaaacctgaaataaagttacacaggaTAG atctccaacaacaacatgtctgtgaggaggaagaggaggaggttctcactgaccagcagctctgtacccaggagaggagctccagtctggaccaGGAGGACCCAGAGCCTgtacagattaaagaggaacaggagaaactctgcaccagtcaggagagagaggagcttctgctgaaggtggaggttaatacctttgtggtgactcctactgatgaggaaagggaccacggtgaaccagaacctgaaagtgaccacCATCTGCTGTTGAACAACTTTTATGCAGCTGAGAGCCAAGATCAGAAAGGATACAAGCATGAAGACTCTACTAGAGATGCagagtcagaacaaaacaatcaacaatatgaaaacaaaagtcacagtAACATTGTCTACAACCCTGACTTGTCCGGGGCTGACAGTAATATTCACAAACcgtcttttaaatgtaacacttgTGGAAAGGATTTTAAGTATAAGTCATGTCTTCCAAGACACACgagaattcacacaggtgagaggccgtacctttgcaaaacctgtgggaaaagattcaaTGACGTGTCAGCATTGAAAAAGCATCAGATaatccacacaggtgagaagccatACCTTTGCAAAACCTGTGGGAAAGGATTTTGTAGAAATGACAACTTAAAACAGCATCAAAtgattcacacaggtgagaagccgtacctTTGCAAAACCTGCGGGATGACAAGATCCATGACGTGTCAACATTGA